TGAGTCATCACGGTCTTGCCGCTGTCATCGGTAAGCGCGATGGAACCTCTGCTGCCGGGCCTCAACGTATAAACATAGTCCGGTGTCGGCTCAAAACAATTGGACGGCACATTCACGGCAGGGGCGACGTACCAAGATCCAACTTCCAGAATCACCAGCGAGAGGGTTGTGGAAACCAAGGCCGTTAGCAGGCCTGCCGCATCGATTCTGCTTCGGGGACCAGGCAGCCGCCATAACGATCCGGCCACACAAGCCGTCTGAATCACCACGCACGCCAGAAAAACAAGATCTACTGAGCGAAAGAGCGAGAGAAACAAGTCTATGCACAAACACGCCGCAATTGCAGCGCGAAGCACCGCACTATTCTTCAATCCGAAGCCGGAGGCGATACTCCCTTGATCGTTTACCGAAACGAAGCGTGAACTGAAGCTCAACAGAACCGCAATACCCGTCTGTGCCAATATCACAACCGCAACCAGCGTCGGCACCGGCACGAAAGCCGATAGGAGAATGAGCAGCACCGCACACAGCGCGGAAACGAGCGCGAAGAGGGGGCTCGAAATCAAAAGGACAGGAATCAGTAGAAAAGCCAGCTTGTAGTTCGTGAGAAGATAATACACGTTCGGAACCAGGACAAGTCCCAGGCATCGAACCAAGTAGGCAAATATGCCTGTTCGATTCTTATTGATCTGCACAGCAACAATCCTTCACTTGCCCTCAATGAATCGTTCTTTTTGGCAGGAGCTTCCCGAATCGCATGGTTTGATGTTGTCGAGCGATTTGTCATGGGATAATTTGCCGCATCGATTCCAATGAATCAAGAGACAGAAGGTTACTTCTAACCTGTATTTCTCACGGCATAATCTCCAAATCTTGCACGTGAGCAATTTGCTTCGGCGCTCAATCGCGCCGGTGCAAATTGCGGACTAATACTTGTCGTGGTCGAACTGGAATACTGCGACAACGGTCGCCATGGAGTCGCATGAGTCAACAGAGTGAGGGCGCTTTGCTCCAAACGGGAGAAAGGCCGGTATTCCGCGATTAAATGGCCTAAGTTGTCCGAACTATCTCGTGAGCGCATGCATCTTCAAGGCTCAGCTTCCGGTGACCGGGCTGACAGCTACGACCATTTCTGCTCTATTCGGATGCGGGTGTTCAGAGGAAGTCCAGCTGGCACGATCTCAACTTCTTACAAGTAAGCACTTTGCGCAGGCCACTGACTTCGGTGAAGCGAATTGGAACGCGGGCCGATTCCTTGCCTTTTTCCACTATGTCTGCTACCCTTGAACGTGGCTGAATGGTCTTGTTTGCTCTAGCGAGTCGCCAAAACAAGCCCGTGTGTCGATAGTTGGGCGGGCTCCAGCCAATGTAACATTCCTGTCTATCAGGAACAGCATGTCCGGGTAATGTGTTAACTAAGCGGGTCTTGGTTGTCTTCTTGGACCTTGGACGTGCCACAATCTAAGTCTTTCATTTATAATGACATGCGATGTATTCAGGGAGGCGAGAAGATGTCGACGGAAATTGCGCCTGCGGAGCAGACCTTGTCCGAGGAGAAGCATTCCTCAAACGGTAATGGCCAGAAGAAGCAGTACAAGAAGACCAAGAAGCGGGTCTTAACGAAGCGCGCGGTCATGTGGCTCGGCCAAACCTGTAACCTGCGGTGCTATTTCTGCTATTTCCTCAACCGCATCGACAATGCCCACCATCCCGAGCATCCGTTCATGGAATACGAGAAGGCGAAAGCCATGTGCACCATCCTCAGGGAGTTCTACGGGTGCACGTCCATCGATATCCAGGGCGGCGAGCCGACCATCTATCCGCATATCCTCGACCTGATCGCGCACTGCCGCAAGATCGGCCTCATTCCGACACTTATCACGAACGGGTTGCATCTCGCGAAACCCGGAAATCTCGAGAAGTTCCGGGATGCGGGCATTCGCGATTTTTTGTGCAGTCTCCACGGCATCGGCGACATCCACGACGAAGTCGTCTGCAAGAAGGGTGCATACGAGAAGATTACGACGGCCATCGGCCGCATGAAGGAACTGGGGATACCGTTTCGCTTCAACTGCACGATGTCCAAACCCGTCGTACCTATTCTTCCGCAGATTGCCCAAAAGGCTATCGATTATGGCGCGAACGCGGTCAACTACCTTGCGTTCAATCCGTTTGAAGATCAGGAGACCGGTATCCGTACACACGACAACGTGGCCCGGTACTCGGACATCAAACCGCATTTGACCCAAGCCATGGACATGCTGGAAGCGGCAGGTATCGAGTGCAACGTGCGTTATCTACCTTTGTGCGTGGCTGAGAAGCGCCACCGCAAAAACTTCTACAACTTTCAGCAGCTTTCGTACGATCACCACGAGTGGGACTATCAAAGCTGGATGTGGACTGGCCAACAGCCTCAGCGCATGAAAGAAGGCGGGCTCGTTCCTGCGTTCCGCATGGGCCCCAAGGATCGTCGCATCATGCTCTCCGCCCATGCGGTGCGGGATTGGGCCGCGCGACGTCCGGTCATCGCGCGAATCGGCTTCGGCGGACAGCATGTCTTGGCGCGCATTGAACAAGCGGTCCGAGGCAAAGAAGCGATGTACCGTGAAGAGGCGATCATCCGCGCGAAACACGATGCGGGGTATCAGTACCACTCCGGATGCGAGCAGTGCGCGGCGCGCAACATCTGCGACGGTTTCCACGGCGACTACGCGAACCTCTTCGGGATGGATGAGGCAACTCCCATCACGGACATGGAGCGCATTGACGATCCTACGTACTTCATCAAGGACCAGGAGAAGATCGTCGAAGCCGAGGACGAAGCCTGGGCGTTGTAGTCATTTCGAATCGCAGTATTGTCTTGTAGGCGGCGAACCTCGCCGCCTACAGCATTTTCTGGGACACTTTATTGTCAGACGGAGCAGAAATCGCCGCAAAGGCGCATGGCATGGCGTAAGTCGTTTGCGGACAGTACTTGGCCGTGTTTTGGAGCATTTGTCAAAAGTGCGCATAATCCCCAGAATGGGTAGCAGGGTGTTCAATTCCCACTCGAATCCGGGAACTTTTTCGACCGGATTCGTGTTCAGTACCTAAGCTAATCTGTCCGGGCTGTAAACCTTTCTTACACTTCACCCGTCCTATTGACGGGCGAACTGCACGCAAGGCAACCGATGCAACTCTTGACCCGGCGCAGGGATTAAAGCGCTTTCACTATCGGCATTCTGGTGTTGATACAGAGCGCTTCAGGCATAAACGGTAAGTAGGTAA
The Candidatus Hydrogenedentota bacterium DNA segment above includes these coding regions:
- a CDS encoding radical SAM protein is translated as MSTEIAPAEQTLSEEKHSSNGNGQKKQYKKTKKRVLTKRAVMWLGQTCNLRCYFCYFLNRIDNAHHPEHPFMEYEKAKAMCTILREFYGCTSIDIQGGEPTIYPHILDLIAHCRKIGLIPTLITNGLHLAKPGNLEKFRDAGIRDFLCSLHGIGDIHDEVVCKKGAYEKITTAIGRMKELGIPFRFNCTMSKPVVPILPQIAQKAIDYGANAVNYLAFNPFEDQETGIRTHDNVARYSDIKPHLTQAMDMLEAAGIECNVRYLPLCVAEKRHRKNFYNFQQLSYDHHEWDYQSWMWTGQQPQRMKEGGLVPAFRMGPKDRRIMLSAHAVRDWAARRPVIARIGFGGQHVLARIEQAVRGKEAMYREEAIIRAKHDAGYQYHSGCEQCAARNICDGFHGDYANLFGMDEATPITDMERIDDPTYFIKDQEKIVEAEDEAWAL